The Chloroflexota bacterium genomic interval GATGTTTTCATACTTGACGGTGCGCCAGAGGCGTTCGACGAAGATATTGTCCAATGCTCGGCCTCGGCCATCCATGCTTACCTGAACGCCGGCGGCCTGGACCGTATCGGTGAATGCCTGGGCTGTGAATTGAGCGCCTTAACCGGAATCCAGGATATCCGCCCTGCCTTGCTCCAGTGCTTGGTGCAGAGCGACCAAACAGACGGGGCCAATTTATACCCTTCAGCGACTGGTTATGCGGCCTCACAGTCTCAAGAAACAACGAGTCAGTTGACCAAAATTAGGTTTGCAGAACCGTATCTAGAAAACCGAGTTGTATCTTCACCACATGTTCTACCTTTCGCATGTCGGCATGTGTCAACCTGCCCGCTCGGTTGATTAAACGCTGTTTGCTCACTGTAGTCAGCTGGTCTGCCATTGCCTTGCTATGCCTATCCTTGAGCGTCACAACTGCCTCGCTGGGATAGACGTGACCTACCCGAGTTGTCAGGGGCACAACCTGTACACGGTTAAGGTGTTTGTTTGCTGCATCATTGCTGATGATGACCGCTGGACGCTTTTTCCTAATCTCACCGCCAACCGACGGGTCAAAGTTCACCCACCATACCTCACCGCGTTTCATCGCTCACGTCTCCAACAGTGGCTTCCGCCCATTCCAATGCTTCCGCTTCGCGTTCTTCATCCTGAGCCATTTGCCTGTAGGCGGCTTCTAACTCTTGATAAAGCACATATGGGCGTACCAAGTCTTCGATGAAGCGACTAATGCGACGGCGTCCTATGACTGCATACAGTCCATCATAGACCTGCTCATCAATGGTAATGGTCAGTTTCTTTTGCATTATGCACCTCCCTGCAAGTGTATACGTACATCACACGTATAATATAATGCCAAGCAGGGAAAAGATCAAGCGGCGTAGGGAAGTATTGGCTGTGGAGCAGGCCGCCGAACGCCACCGTTCACCGGCCCGCGGCTCCGGTGCAACGGATTATTATCCCGCCTTCTCGTCACAGCATGCATCAGTTTGTGGCACGAGATCCGAATACTGTTGGTTGAATGCGGACAAAACCAATTCCCGAATGTCGTCGGGAACGCGTTGGCGCTGCCAGTCATGTTCTTTGGCAACGGCATCAACGTCGTTTTCCCCGGATGCCGAGGTTACGGTTTTGAGCGCATAAGCCGCTGCATTGATTGCATGATCAGCCATGTGGGTGGTTGCGACGGCATGCCCGGCAGCCGTCAGTTGGATCAAACGCTACATTCAGTTTCAACAATGCCAGAACCGGGATGAGCTGTCATAAGCGCCGCGTGACGACTTCGAAGGCTTCCTCAATCATCTCGCCAATGACCTCAACCTTAGCGCTTCCTCGATCAATCAGGCGCTGGGGGCGCTCATTTATCTCCATTAATCGGTGCTTCGTGTCGAAATGCCCTATCTGGAAATACCTCGGCAAAAATCTGTCAAAACATTACAACATCCCCTTGATGATAATGAAGCCAAAGCATTGCTTTCACACTTGCATGGCAGAGACTATCTTCTCGCCGCTATCATGTATGGGGCTGGGCTGCGTGTTAAAGAAACTGCCTTCCCTTCACAGCGACTCAGCCGCCATCGCCGCGAACCGGACAACACGACCCTGTATCGTTTTCATGTCAGCCCAAATTTGGTTTCTCGCAGTGTCAAATCCGCTGCACAAGCCGCTGGCATCGACAAGCGAGTTACCCCACACATTTTACGACACAGCTTTGCCGTTCCAACCAGACTCCCAAGACCTGAGACCGGTTTACCCAATATCCAATGACCAACCCGAGCCACTAGGCCCAAGGGAAGAGTAGCGAAGTGTTCAGGGGAAAAACTGGGACCCCAGGTATTCCACAAGAGCTGGATCGAGCTCTTCTCCGGCCGCGCCCAACTGGAGTGACTGGAGGCGAGATTCAAAGCGCGTCAAGGCACCCGGATTGTTGCATCCTGGACCGAGCAGCACGACATCACCATCGAAATAACAGACGTCCAGGTCACGTTCCTCTGTAATCCAACGCATTAGCCCATAGTACAGCCGCGGCTGCACCCCGTAACGGTGATCGTTCAGATCGACCAAGACCCAGTCGACACGGTCGGCAATCCTGAGTATCCGCGGGTCGTGCAGCAAATAGAGGTCCTGCCGGTTGGCAAGATGGGGCGCGTAGGCCTCAGTCGTCGCGACCGAACCGTCAACCGGAAGAAGCTTCTCGGCCTGCCAGAAGTGTTCTCCTTCGATCTGCCCTTGCAGGCTATAGTTTTCCCAGTCGGACGGGCCTGCATCAGCCTGCCAGAACTGGTCGAAAAGGCCTGCCAACAGGGCGCAGGCGATCATCCACGACAGGACCAGGACCAGCCAGGAGTAACGGGGAGAAGAAGCGACTTGCGGAATGCGATCTGCGAAACCAGGTGAAGCGGGGGCCTGCTCCGCTGCCTCGAATCGCAGAAACCTGCGTGTTGCAGC includes:
- a CDS encoding type II toxin-antitoxin system PemK/MazF family toxin, producing MKRGEVWWVNFDPSVGGEIRKKRPAVIISNDAANKHLNRVQVVPLTTRVGHVYPSEAVVTLKDRHSKAMADQLTTVSKQRLINRAGRLTHADMRKVEHVVKIQLGFLDTVLQT
- a CDS encoding addiction module antitoxin, producing MQKKLTITIDEQVYDGLYAVIGRRRISRFIEDLVRPYVLYQELEAAYRQMAQDEEREAEALEWAEATVGDVSDETR